In one Acanthochromis polyacanthus isolate Apoly-LR-REF ecotype Palm Island chromosome 20, KAUST_Apoly_ChrSc, whole genome shotgun sequence genomic region, the following are encoded:
- the LOC110951787 gene encoding somatomedin-B and thrombospondin type-1 domain-containing protein: MGSSVEFACWLLLVVSTLGQIHTVVGGCLGKCCRGRDLSCSTTDWRMDRVYGTCYCDEGCVRTKDCCFDYFTECPAQDCAVSDWSFWSGCAKPCQPSVRVRVRHIEQQASNSGEPCPRLEQRAGCREYRDHQGRSCGLKSGPAFITSMQFGKGRPKHDSYGNPLDPGFCVEFALETRTPHCTVENRPHTHWMRYITEGFKVCVACGPPAMRNNSGSCQGDGQESDKEAVLHWQAVGNPRCSGTWKKIQKTQQCTCPPQHSFVFI; this comes from the exons ATGGGATCCTCTGTTGAATTTGcctgctggctgctgctggtggtttcTACTCTTGGACAGATCCACACGGTGGTTGGGGGCTGTTTGGGGAAATGCTGCCGGGGCAGGGACCTGAGCTGTTCCACCACTGATTGGAGGATGGACCGCGTTTATGGGACATGCTACTGCGACGAGGGCTGCGTCAGGACCAAGGACTGCTGCTTTGATTACTTCACAGAGTGTCCAG CTCAGGATTGTGCCGTGAGCGACTGGAGCTTTTGGAGCGGCTGTGCCAAGCCCTGCCAGCCTTCCGTGAGGGTCCGAGTCCGTCACATAGAGCAGCAGGCCAGCAACAGCGGCGAGCCCTGTCCCAGGCTGGAGCAGCGAGCCGGCTGCAGGGAGTACAGAGACCACCAGGGCAGGAGCTGTGGACTCAAATCAG GTCCTGCGTTCATCACCAGCATGCAGTTTGGCAAGGGGAGGCCCAAACATGACAGCTATGGAAACCCCCTGGACCCTGG GTTCTGTGTGGAATTCGCTCTGGAGACACGGACGCCACACTGTACAGTGGAGAAccggccacacacacactggatgcGCTACATAACAGAAGGATTTAAAGTGTGTGTGGCATGTGGGCCTCCTGCAATGCGAAACAATAGTGGCAGCTGCCAAGGAGATGGTCAGGAATCAGACAA AGAAGCTGTGCTGCACTGGCAGGCGGTGGGGAACCCTCGGTGCAGCGGGACGTGGAAGAAGATCCAGAAAACCCAGCAGTGCACCTGTCCACCACAGCacagttttgtctttatctGA
- the terf1 gene encoding telomeric repeat-binding factor 1 isoform X1 produces the protein MEPENNNTTDSDADSIHENVSFSEVTTVASGWMLDFMFVSLCRHFKEGKFDEFNEALSILEAISQSPSLKGKLYEEKKLISAFVARVFHGKQLDVFFEEDNSVMPLMSAANIWSNLEHTVADGSLFEKITKLLLVQSVAVCLEKGQRSSASSALKWFENNHQFQHTSNLGVKLSKIVAQRDPSHPYFMNFSFSGLLDTVQSYLDAYLEKNPSDYLLKAATEMVQSSQLTEDLEDVESEDSPVSKTTNGLRKNNHKPKRKLLSSNITDLWKPESCKKLCVSVKRLPANEVSQKASEKPVEASEVPKRRKAPQKWTHQLDKYLKEGVKRHGHGRWAQILKDYDFEGRTGTMLKDRWRVLMRSHEVG, from the exons ATGGAGCCtgaaaacaataacacaaccgATTCAGACGCAGATAGTATACATGAAAATGTGAGTTTCTCAGAAGTTACTACTGTTGCTTCAGGATGGATGCTGGACTTCATGTTTGTGAGTTTGTGTCGCCATTTCAAGGAGGGGAAATTTGATGAATTCAATGAGGCGCTGTCGATTCTCGAAG CCATTTCTCAGAGTCCATCTCTCAAAGGAAAGCTCTATGAAGAGAAAAAGCTGATATCCGCCTTCGTCGCTAGAGTCTTTCATGGAAAGCAGTTGG ACGTCTTTTTTGAGGAGGATAACTCAGTGATGCCTCTGATGTCTGCTGCCAATATATGGTCAAACCTAGAACACACTGTGGCAGATGGAAGTCTGTTTGAAAAGATTACCAAGCTTTTGCTTGTCCAG TCTGTGGCTGTCTGCTTGGAGAAAGGCCAAAGATCTTCTGCCTCCTCTGCCCTCAAGTGGTTTGAGAATAACCATCAATTCCAACACACTTCT AACTTGGGAGTTAAGCTGTCAAAAATAGTGGCACAGAGAGACCCTTCCCACCCATACTTCATGAACTTCAGCTTCAGCGGCTTGCTCGACACCGTCCAGTCCTATTTGGATGCTTACTTGGAGAAGAATCCCTCTGACTACCTTCTTAAG GCAGCGACAGAGATGGTCCAGTCATCCCAGCTCACTGAAGATTTGGAGGATGTGGAATCAGAGGACAGCCCTGTCTCAAAAACAACCAATGGACTgagaaaaaataatcacaa ACCAAAGCGGAAACTGCTGTCCAGTAACATTACTGACTTATGGAAACCCGAGTCGTGCAAGaagctttgtgtttctgtcaagCGGCTCCCCGCTAACG AGGTATCTCAGAAAGCATCTGAAAAGCCAGTGGAGGCTTCAGAGGtaccaaaaagaagaaaagcccCTCAG aaatggaCCCATCAGCTGGACAAATACCTCAAGGAAGGCGTTAAACGTCACGGCCATGGGAGGTGGGCGCAAATTTTAAAGGATTATGACTTTGAAGGACGCACTGGCACCATGCTCAAAGACCGCTGGAGAGTTCTGATGAGGTCTCATGAAGTGGGGTAA
- the terf1 gene encoding telomeric repeat-binding factor 1 isoform X2: MEPENNNTTDSDADSIHENVSFSEVTTVASGWMLDFMFVSLCRHFKEGKFDEFNEALSILEAISQSPSLKGKLYEEKKLISAFVARVFHGKQLDVFFEEDNSVMPLMSAANIWSNLEHTVADGSLFEKITKLLLVQSVAVCLEKGQRSSASSALKWFENNHQFQHTSNLGVKLSKIVAQRDPSHPYFMNFSFSGLLDTVQSYLDAYLEKNPSDYLLKAATEMVQSSQLTEDLEDVESEDSPVSKTTNGLRKNNHKPKRKLLSSNITDLWKPESCKKLCVSVKRLPANEMDPSAGQIPQGRR, encoded by the exons ATGGAGCCtgaaaacaataacacaaccgATTCAGACGCAGATAGTATACATGAAAATGTGAGTTTCTCAGAAGTTACTACTGTTGCTTCAGGATGGATGCTGGACTTCATGTTTGTGAGTTTGTGTCGCCATTTCAAGGAGGGGAAATTTGATGAATTCAATGAGGCGCTGTCGATTCTCGAAG CCATTTCTCAGAGTCCATCTCTCAAAGGAAAGCTCTATGAAGAGAAAAAGCTGATATCCGCCTTCGTCGCTAGAGTCTTTCATGGAAAGCAGTTGG ACGTCTTTTTTGAGGAGGATAACTCAGTGATGCCTCTGATGTCTGCTGCCAATATATGGTCAAACCTAGAACACACTGTGGCAGATGGAAGTCTGTTTGAAAAGATTACCAAGCTTTTGCTTGTCCAG TCTGTGGCTGTCTGCTTGGAGAAAGGCCAAAGATCTTCTGCCTCCTCTGCCCTCAAGTGGTTTGAGAATAACCATCAATTCCAACACACTTCT AACTTGGGAGTTAAGCTGTCAAAAATAGTGGCACAGAGAGACCCTTCCCACCCATACTTCATGAACTTCAGCTTCAGCGGCTTGCTCGACACCGTCCAGTCCTATTTGGATGCTTACTTGGAGAAGAATCCCTCTGACTACCTTCTTAAG GCAGCGACAGAGATGGTCCAGTCATCCCAGCTCACTGAAGATTTGGAGGATGTGGAATCAGAGGACAGCCCTGTCTCAAAAACAACCAATGGACTgagaaaaaataatcacaa ACCAAAGCGGAAACTGCTGTCCAGTAACATTACTGACTTATGGAAACCCGAGTCGTGCAAGaagctttgtgtttctgtcaagCGGCTCCCCGCTAACG aaatggaCCCATCAGCTGGACAAATACCTCAAGGAAGGCGTTAA